From a region of the Geothrix sp. 21YS21S-2 genome:
- the rpsT gene encoding 30S ribosomal protein S20 yields MANHKSAAKKAAHDVEARLRNRANRSTMKSAIKRFLTAVATGNKAEATTLLPKTLGVVDKACRKGVLHKNAANRYKSRLTLKVNGLA; encoded by the coding sequence ATGGCCAATCACAAGTCCGCCGCCAAGAAAGCCGCCCACGACGTGGAAGCTCGTCTGCGCAACCGCGCCAACCGTTCCACCATGAAGTCCGCCATCAAGCGGTTCCTCACGGCGGTCGCGACCGGCAACAAGGCCGAAGCCACCACGCTTCTGCCCAAGACCCTCGGCGTGGTCGACAAGGCCTGCCGCAAGGGCGTGCTGCACAAGAACGCCGCCAACCGCTACAAGAGCCGCCTGACCCTCAAGGTCAACGGCCTGGCCTAG
- the tkt gene encoding transketolase yields MTFAATNIDKLCIDTIRCLAMDGVQKANSGHPGTPMAQAPAAYVLWTKFLKHHPANPLWADRDRFVLSCGHVSMLMYSLLHLAGYGLPLDELKAFRQWGSKTPGHPEFGHTAGVETTTGPLGQGLGNAVGMAIAERWLADRFNRPGFKVVDHHTYVFAGDGDVMEGIAQEAASIAGHLALEKLVLLYDNNSITIEGRTDLAFTEDVGKRFEAYGWRVLHVADGENIEALARAYDEARTPCGKPTLIDCKTVIGFPAPTKKDTHGAHGSPLGEPEIRATKEILGWDPDGHFVVPAEAQAHWSECGTRGAAQEAAWNELFAGYAKAFPEAAAEFEAFMKGEMASGWQEALPVFQPGQDQATREAGGKVLNALAQKLPNLIGGSADLAPSNNTHLKDGGDFEATTSGRNFHWGIREHGMGAILNGMALHGGLRVFGATFLIFSDYMRPSVRLAALMGLPVDYVWTHDSIGVGEDGPTHQPVEQVMTLRMIPNMTLIRPADANETVEAWREAIRHTTGPVGLALTRQKLPVLDPAKAKGAAKGAYVLEEGSSAPKLILMATGSEVHLALAARRELEAQGVPTRVVSMPSWEMFARQSAAYREEVLPRAITARVSIEAGVTFGWEKWVGFEGASVGLDRFGASAPAEVLFEKFGFTVENVVKTAKAVLGR; encoded by the coding sequence TTGACCTTCGCGGCCACGAACATCGACAAACTCTGCATCGACACCATCCGCTGCCTGGCCATGGACGGCGTCCAGAAGGCCAACAGCGGCCATCCCGGGACCCCCATGGCCCAGGCCCCCGCGGCCTACGTGCTCTGGACGAAGTTCCTGAAGCACCACCCGGCCAACCCCCTGTGGGCGGACCGGGACCGCTTCGTGCTCTCCTGCGGCCACGTGTCCATGCTCATGTACTCCCTCCTGCACCTGGCGGGCTACGGACTGCCCCTGGACGAGCTCAAGGCCTTCCGGCAGTGGGGCTCGAAGACGCCGGGCCACCCCGAGTTCGGCCACACCGCCGGCGTCGAGACCACCACCGGCCCCCTGGGCCAGGGCCTCGGCAACGCCGTGGGCATGGCCATCGCGGAGCGCTGGCTCGCGGACCGCTTCAACCGGCCCGGCTTCAAGGTGGTGGATCACCACACCTACGTCTTCGCCGGCGACGGCGACGTGATGGAAGGCATCGCCCAGGAGGCCGCCAGCATCGCCGGGCACCTGGCCCTGGAGAAGCTGGTGCTTCTCTACGACAACAACAGCATCACCATCGAGGGCCGCACCGACCTGGCCTTCACCGAGGACGTGGGCAAGCGGTTCGAGGCCTACGGCTGGCGCGTGCTCCACGTGGCCGACGGCGAGAACATCGAGGCCCTGGCTCGGGCCTACGACGAGGCCCGCACCCCTTGCGGCAAGCCCACGCTCATCGACTGCAAGACCGTCATCGGCTTCCCCGCCCCCACCAAGAAGGACACCCACGGCGCCCACGGCTCTCCCCTGGGCGAGCCCGAGATCCGGGCCACCAAGGAGATCCTGGGCTGGGACCCCGACGGCCACTTCGTCGTGCCCGCCGAGGCCCAGGCCCACTGGAGCGAGTGCGGCACCCGGGGCGCCGCCCAGGAGGCCGCCTGGAACGAGCTCTTCGCGGGCTACGCCAAGGCCTTCCCGGAGGCGGCCGCGGAGTTCGAGGCCTTCATGAAGGGCGAGATGGCTTCCGGCTGGCAGGAGGCCCTCCCGGTCTTCCAGCCCGGCCAGGACCAGGCCACGCGCGAAGCCGGCGGCAAGGTGCTCAACGCCCTGGCGCAGAAGCTCCCCAACCTCATCGGCGGATCCGCCGACCTGGCCCCCTCCAACAACACCCACCTCAAGGACGGCGGCGACTTCGAGGCCACCACCAGCGGCCGGAACTTCCACTGGGGCATCCGCGAGCACGGCATGGGCGCCATCCTCAACGGGATGGCGCTCCACGGCGGGCTGCGGGTCTTCGGGGCCACCTTCCTGATCTTCTCGGACTACATGCGCCCCAGCGTGCGCCTCGCCGCGCTCATGGGCCTGCCCGTGGACTACGTGTGGACGCACGACTCCATCGGCGTGGGCGAGGACGGCCCCACCCACCAGCCCGTGGAACAGGTCATGACCCTGCGCATGATCCCGAACATGACCCTCATCCGCCCCGCCGACGCCAACGAGACCGTGGAAGCCTGGCGGGAGGCCATCCGCCACACCACCGGCCCCGTGGGCCTGGCCCTCACCCGCCAGAAGCTCCCGGTGCTCGACCCCGCCAAGGCCAAGGGCGCCGCCAAGGGCGCCTACGTCCTGGAGGAGGGCAGCTCGGCCCCGAAGCTCATCCTCATGGCCACCGGCAGCGAGGTGCACCTCGCCCTCGCGGCCCGCAGGGAGCTCGAGGCCCAGGGCGTCCCCACCCGCGTGGTATCCATGCCCAGTTGGGAGATGTTCGCGAGGCAGTCCGCCGCCTACCGCGAGGAGGTCCTGCCCAGGGCGATCACCGCCCGCGTCTCCATCGAGGCCGGCGTGACCTTCGGCTGGGAGAAGTGGGTCGGCTTCGAAGGCGCCTCGGTGGGCCTGGACCGCTTCGGCGCCTCGGCGCCCGCGGAAGTGCTGTTCGAGAAGTTCGGGTTCACGGTCGAGAACGTCGTGAAGACCGCCAAGGCCGTGCTGGGCAGATAG
- the gluQRS gene encoding tRNA glutamyl-Q(34) synthetase GluQRS, producing MACIGRFAPSPTGELHLGNLRTALASWLSVRAAGGRWLIRMEDVDTARCRSTLGEAQLRDLAALGLESDGPVLWQSRRKGAYQAALQRLFGAGLLYPCICTRKDLAGMASAPHGEDGLRPYPGTCRHRPLPFLRPDALRFRVPEGSVAWEDLLLGPQQDDPAALTGDPLLHRRDGCYAYHLAVVVDDGGQGVTEIVRGQDLRGVTATQARLQEALGLPRPAYGHLGLVTAPDGSRLGKRDGALGLALLAHRGVDAARVLGWLGWSLGCLERPERAGLEELLPGFSWAKVPSGPVAVPASWM from the coding sequence ATGGCATGCATCGGCCGCTTCGCTCCTTCCCCCACCGGGGAGCTCCACCTGGGCAACCTCCGCACGGCCCTGGCCTCGTGGCTCTCCGTCCGGGCCGCTGGCGGGCGCTGGCTCATCCGCATGGAGGACGTGGACACCGCGCGGTGCCGGTCCACCCTGGGGGAGGCGCAGCTGCGGGACCTGGCGGCCCTGGGCCTGGAGAGCGACGGGCCCGTCCTCTGGCAGTCCCGGCGCAAGGGCGCCTACCAGGCCGCGCTGCAGCGGCTCTTCGGGGCGGGCCTGCTCTACCCCTGCATCTGCACCCGCAAGGACCTGGCGGGCATGGCCTCGGCGCCCCACGGCGAGGACGGCCTGCGTCCCTACCCGGGCACCTGCCGCCACCGGCCGCTGCCCTTCCTGCGGCCCGACGCCCTGCGCTTCCGGGTGCCGGAGGGGTCCGTCGCCTGGGAGGACCTCCTGCTGGGGCCGCAGCAGGACGACCCCGCCGCCCTCACCGGGGATCCCCTCCTGCACCGCCGGGACGGGTGCTACGCCTACCATCTGGCCGTGGTAGTGGACGACGGCGGCCAGGGCGTGACCGAGATCGTCCGCGGCCAGGACCTTCGCGGAGTCACCGCCACCCAGGCAAGGCTCCAGGAGGCCCTGGGGCTCCCGCGCCCGGCCTACGGACACCTGGGCCTGGTGACCGCCCCCGACGGATCGAGGCTCGGCAAGCGGGACGGGGCCCTGGGCCTGGCGCTGCTGGCCCACCGGGGCGTGGACGCGGCGCGGGTGCTGGGGTGGCTGGGGTGGAGCCTGGGGTGCCTGGAGCGCCCGGAGCGGGCCGGCCTGGAGGAACTGCTCCCCGGATTCAGCTGGGCCAAGGTCCCCTCGGGCCCCGTGGCGGTACCCGCGTCATGGATGTAG
- a CDS encoding CTP synthase has product MTKWVFVTGGVLSSLGKGIAAASLGALLEARGLKVTLMKMDPYLNVDPGTMSPFQHGEVFVTDDGAETDLDLGHYERFTSVPTTRNHTITTGRIYNTVIQKERRGDYLGKTVQVIPHITDEIKATMRKVAKDVDVVLVEIGGTVGDIESQPFLEAIRQFKLEAGYGNAINMHLTYVPYIKAAGELKSKPTQHSVKELRALGIQPEVLVCRADVEIPRSLKDKIAMFCSVAPDAVFSCKDATTIYEVPLNLHLEGMDAKVATLLGLPDRRPDLTPWHDLLQRIRNPKGSVRIGIVGKYVEFKESYKSLIEALHHAGYGLETQVDLKWIEGEELEHGNVDEFLGDCHGILVPGGFGVRGTTGMIKAIQYARERKVPFFGICLGMQMASVEYARNVAGLDGADSTEFEDNPKHRVIFKLRELVDVEELGGTMRLGAYPCVLVEGSQAARAYGATQISERHRHRYEFNQAEFRGPLESNGLAFTGVSPDGTFVEIVEIVDHPYFLGCQFHPEFKSKPLTPHPLFTAFVKASNSNRP; this is encoded by the coding sequence ATGACGAAATGGGTGTTCGTGACAGGCGGGGTTCTTTCGAGCCTCGGGAAGGGGATCGCCGCGGCGTCCCTGGGGGCGCTCCTGGAGGCCCGGGGCCTGAAGGTGACCCTGATGAAGATGGACCCGTACCTCAACGTGGATCCCGGCACCATGAGCCCCTTCCAGCACGGGGAGGTCTTCGTCACCGACGACGGCGCCGAGACGGACCTGGACCTGGGCCACTACGAGCGCTTCACCTCGGTGCCCACCACCCGCAACCACACCATCACCACCGGCCGCATCTACAACACCGTCATCCAGAAGGAGCGGCGCGGCGACTACCTGGGCAAGACCGTGCAGGTGATCCCCCACATCACCGACGAGATCAAGGCCACCATGCGAAAGGTGGCCAAGGACGTGGACGTGGTGCTGGTGGAGATCGGCGGCACGGTGGGCGACATCGAGAGCCAGCCATTCCTGGAGGCCATCCGCCAGTTCAAGCTGGAGGCCGGCTACGGCAACGCCATCAACATGCACCTCACCTACGTGCCCTACATCAAGGCCGCCGGCGAATTGAAGTCCAAGCCCACCCAGCACAGCGTCAAGGAGCTGCGGGCCCTCGGCATCCAGCCCGAGGTGCTGGTGTGCCGGGCCGACGTGGAAATCCCCCGGTCCCTCAAGGACAAGATCGCCATGTTCTGCTCCGTGGCCCCCGACGCGGTCTTCAGCTGCAAGGACGCCACCACCATCTACGAGGTGCCCCTCAACCTGCACCTGGAGGGCATGGACGCCAAGGTGGCCACCCTCCTGGGCCTTCCGGACCGCCGGCCCGACCTCACCCCCTGGCACGACCTGCTGCAGCGCATCCGCAACCCCAAGGGCAGCGTGCGCATCGGCATCGTGGGCAAGTACGTGGAGTTCAAGGAGAGCTACAAGTCCCTGATCGAGGCCCTCCACCACGCCGGCTACGGCCTGGAGACCCAGGTGGACCTGAAGTGGATCGAGGGCGAGGAGCTCGAGCACGGCAACGTGGACGAGTTCCTGGGCGACTGCCACGGGATCCTGGTCCCCGGCGGCTTCGGCGTGCGCGGCACCACCGGCATGATCAAGGCCATCCAGTACGCCCGCGAGCGCAAGGTGCCCTTCTTCGGCATCTGCCTGGGCATGCAGATGGCCTCCGTGGAGTACGCGCGCAACGTGGCGGGCCTGGACGGGGCCGATTCCACGGAGTTCGAGGACAACCCCAAGCACCGGGTCATCTTCAAGCTGCGCGAGCTGGTGGACGTGGAGGAGCTGGGCGGCACCATGCGCCTGGGCGCCTACCCCTGCGTGCTGGTGGAGGGAAGCCAGGCCGCCAGGGCCTACGGCGCGACCCAGATCAGCGAGCGCCACCGCCACCGCTACGAGTTCAACCAGGCCGAGTTCCGCGGGCCCCTCGAGTCCAACGGGCTGGCCTTCACCGGCGTGAGCCCGGACGGGACCTTCGTGGAGATCGTGGAGATCGTGGACCATCCGTACTTCCTGGGCTGCCAGTTCCACCCGGAGTTCAAGTCCAAGCCCCTCACTCCGCACCCCCTCTTCACGGCCTTCGTGAAGGCGAGCAATTCCAACCGCCCCTGA
- the argS gene encoding arginine--tRNA ligase, with protein MEQVKKAFSEALAAALPGQEIVLERPRSGEMGDLAYPCFKAAKVLGKNPAQVAKDLAEAIRLEGAEVLAAGPYLNLRLEPATRARILLEALLGTRPYGSAEPHGETVIVEYSSPNIAKLFTIGHLRSTMIGHAQAQVNKYLGCDVIRLNHLGDWGTQFGTLLAAYKHWAEAENPELEQDFPWAEEIPEKLRSPLYRLFQLYVRFHGAEEEDPALREEARDWFRRLEEGDPEARRLWSWFREISLKTFNRIYLRLGVAFDHLEMGEAFYQDQLVPAMRRLEDAGLLVEGQNGARIVDLEDVGITTPCLVQKGDGASIYATRDIAAAMYRKATFNFDRCIYVVGADQILHFQQIFAVMAKLDPWYRGRMLHTPFGMINLPEGKMSTRKGNVIFLEDVLDEAVSRVTAIIDEKNPDLPAKAEVAEMLGLGAVVFFNALNDRVKSITFTWDRVIALDGDTGPYVQYAHARICSVLRKAGGNWADLARPLGPLTPDSAVVPYCDAPLPADLAGLSDAPAQALLFELAGLPDALRTMARENMATALARQLLSVAKAFSGFYTNCPILWAENSAEVRDARLALCVATARALRQGLFLMGIQAPEEM; from the coding sequence ATGGAGCAGGTGAAGAAGGCATTCAGTGAGGCCCTGGCGGCGGCGTTGCCCGGGCAGGAGATCGTCCTGGAGCGGCCGCGCTCGGGGGAGATGGGCGATCTCGCCTATCCCTGCTTCAAGGCGGCCAAGGTGCTGGGGAAGAACCCGGCCCAGGTGGCCAAGGACCTGGCGGAGGCCATCCGCCTGGAAGGGGCCGAGGTCCTGGCCGCGGGACCCTACCTGAACCTCCGCCTGGAGCCCGCCACCCGGGCCCGGATCCTCCTCGAGGCCCTCCTGGGCACCCGGCCCTACGGTTCCGCCGAGCCCCACGGGGAGACGGTGATCGTGGAGTACAGTTCGCCGAACATTGCCAAACTGTTCACGATCGGGCACTTGCGTTCGACCATGATCGGCCACGCCCAGGCGCAGGTGAACAAGTACCTCGGCTGCGACGTGATCCGCCTCAACCACCTGGGCGACTGGGGCACCCAGTTCGGGACCCTGCTGGCCGCCTACAAGCACTGGGCGGAGGCGGAGAACCCCGAGCTGGAGCAGGACTTCCCCTGGGCCGAGGAGATCCCGGAGAAGCTGCGGAGCCCGCTGTACCGGCTCTTCCAGCTCTACGTGCGCTTCCACGGGGCCGAGGAGGAGGATCCGGCGCTTCGCGAGGAGGCCCGGGACTGGTTCCGGCGCCTGGAGGAGGGGGACCCCGAGGCCCGGCGCCTGTGGTCCTGGTTCCGCGAGATCAGCCTCAAGACCTTCAACCGCATCTACCTGCGCCTGGGGGTGGCCTTCGACCACCTGGAGATGGGCGAGGCCTTCTACCAGGACCAGCTGGTCCCGGCCATGCGGCGCCTGGAGGACGCGGGCCTGCTGGTGGAGGGCCAGAACGGCGCGCGCATCGTGGACCTGGAGGACGTGGGCATCACCACCCCCTGCCTGGTGCAGAAGGGGGACGGCGCCAGCATCTACGCCACCCGGGACATCGCGGCGGCCATGTACCGCAAGGCCACCTTCAACTTCGACCGCTGCATCTACGTGGTGGGAGCGGACCAGATCCTCCACTTCCAGCAGATATTTGCGGTCATGGCCAAGCTGGACCCGTGGTACCGGGGCCGCATGCTCCACACGCCCTTCGGCATGATCAACCTGCCCGAGGGCAAGATGTCCACCCGCAAGGGCAACGTCATCTTCCTGGAGGACGTGCTGGACGAGGCGGTCTCCCGCGTCACGGCCATCATCGACGAGAAGAACCCGGACCTGCCGGCCAAGGCGGAAGTGGCCGAGATGCTGGGCCTGGGGGCCGTGGTCTTCTTCAACGCCCTCAACGACCGGGTCAAGTCCATCACCTTCACCTGGGACCGGGTCATCGCCCTGGACGGGGACACGGGGCCGTACGTGCAGTACGCCCACGCCCGCATCTGCTCCGTGCTGCGCAAGGCCGGCGGGAACTGGGCGGACCTGGCCCGGCCCCTGGGGCCCCTGACGCCGGACTCGGCGGTGGTGCCGTACTGCGACGCGCCGCTGCCGGCGGACCTCGCGGGCCTTTCGGACGCCCCGGCCCAGGCGCTGCTCTTCGAACTGGCGGGACTTCCCGACGCCCTGCGCACCATGGCGCGGGAGAACATGGCCACGGCCCTGGCGCGCCAGCTGCTTTCGGTGGCCAAGGCCTTCTCGGGCTTCTACACCAACTGCCCGATCCTCTGGGCGGAGAACTCGGCGGAAGTCCGGGACGCGCGGCTCGCGCTCTGCGTGGCCACGGCCCGGGCGCTGCGGCAGGGGCTCTTCCTCATGGGCATCCAGGCCCCGGAGGAGATGTAG
- a CDS encoding serine hydrolase produces the protein MATLAVAQVPATDVAARLKPLDAYMAKVMKDFNSPGIGIAVVSGDQLVFAKGYGYRDYGQKLPFTRNTLFQIASNSKLFTAVAAGMLVEEGKLAWDQPIKEAVPSIQFQDRDLDARVTLRDMLAHRTGITRHDSIWYKSADSRATLFGKLRFMEPKVPMRQLFLYNNMMYAAVGQIIELKSGSTWEDFVRQRIFKPLEMDRTLYTIPDMLKQPDFGVGYNEKRDGNELYKAPYYEDTAGMAPCGAIVSSMEDMSHWVIALLNEGTYKGKQVLPPSVLKATLEPAIGLANANPETRGWWEVLNPTYGMGRQTASYRGHLIALHGGDLPGFHSQVSLMPKERLGVIVFVLGDHAGMLYNPISYNIYEYLLGMEQTPWPARMLDIRLKGKKEGTAARAKAGADQVKNTRPSHPLEDFTGDYEHPAYGFLRIGRTGDQLQYDFHGMKFPLTHFHYDRFDTPDDELEGKSSVNFLTNPQGDVDKAVMSLDEGEAVFVRKAASLDPDTLNKVAGTYETATGSRIQVKAKDGQGLVIAIPGRPDMKLLPYKGLKFKCNEYSDLMFEFVMEKGEVKALKEIDPGGEHVLNRK, from the coding sequence ATGGCCACCCTGGCCGTGGCCCAGGTCCCCGCGACGGACGTCGCGGCCCGGCTCAAGCCGCTGGACGCCTACATGGCCAAGGTCATGAAGGACTTCAACAGCCCCGGCATCGGCATCGCGGTCGTCTCCGGGGACCAGCTGGTGTTCGCCAAGGGCTACGGCTACCGCGACTACGGCCAGAAGCTGCCCTTCACCCGGAACACCCTCTTCCAGATCGCCTCCAACTCCAAGCTCTTCACGGCCGTGGCGGCGGGCATGCTGGTGGAGGAAGGCAAGCTCGCCTGGGATCAGCCCATCAAGGAGGCGGTGCCATCCATCCAGTTCCAGGACCGGGACCTGGATGCCCGCGTGACCCTCAGGGACATGCTCGCCCACCGCACGGGCATCACCCGCCACGATTCCATCTGGTACAAGTCCGCCGACTCCCGGGCCACCCTTTTCGGGAAGCTCCGGTTCATGGAGCCCAAGGTGCCCATGCGGCAGCTCTTCCTCTACAACAACATGATGTACGCCGCCGTGGGCCAGATCATCGAACTGAAGTCGGGCAGCACCTGGGAGGACTTCGTCCGCCAGCGCATCTTCAAACCCCTCGAGATGGACCGCACCCTCTACACCATTCCCGACATGCTCAAGCAGCCCGATTTCGGCGTGGGCTACAACGAGAAGCGCGACGGCAACGAGCTCTACAAGGCCCCCTACTACGAGGATACGGCCGGCATGGCCCCCTGCGGGGCCATCGTCTCCAGCATGGAGGACATGTCCCACTGGGTGATCGCCCTGCTGAACGAAGGCACGTACAAGGGCAAGCAGGTCCTGCCGCCCTCGGTCCTCAAGGCGACCCTCGAGCCCGCCATCGGCCTCGCCAATGCCAACCCCGAGACCCGCGGGTGGTGGGAAGTGCTCAATCCCACCTACGGCATGGGGCGGCAGACGGCCTCCTACCGCGGCCACCTGATCGCCCTGCACGGCGGCGACCTGCCCGGCTTCCATTCCCAGGTGTCCCTCATGCCCAAGGAGCGCCTGGGCGTCATTGTCTTCGTGCTCGGCGACCATGCGGGGATGCTGTATAACCCCATAAGCTATAATATTTATGAATACCTGCTCGGGATGGAGCAGACCCCCTGGCCGGCCCGGATGCTGGACATCCGCCTGAAGGGGAAGAAGGAAGGCACGGCGGCACGGGCCAAGGCCGGCGCGGACCAGGTGAAGAACACCCGCCCCTCCCACCCGCTGGAGGATTTCACCGGGGATTACGAGCACCCCGCCTACGGCTTCCTGCGCATCGGCAGGACCGGGGACCAGCTCCAGTACGACTTCCACGGCATGAAATTCCCCCTCACCCACTTCCACTACGACCGGTTCGACACCCCGGATGATGAACTGGAAGGCAAGTCCTCCGTGAACTTCCTGACCAACCCCCAGGGCGACGTCGACAAGGCCGTCATGAGCCTGGACGAGGGGGAGGCCGTCTTCGTGCGCAAGGCCGCGTCCCTCGACCCGGACACGCTGAACAAGGTGGCCGGCACGTACGAAACCGCCACGGGATCCCGGATCCAGGTGAAGGCGAAGGACGGCCAGGGCCTGGTCATCGCCATCCCCGGCCGGCCCGACATGAAGCTGCTGCCCTACAAGGGCCTGAAGTTCAAGTGCAACGAGTACTCGGACCTCATGTTCGAATTCGTGATGGAGAAGGGCGAGGTCAAGGCCCTCAAGGAGATCGACCCGGGCGGGGAACACGTCCTGAACCGCAAGTAG
- a CDS encoding M13 family metallopeptidase, translating into MTFSRNLAALCAFTACAVAAPPPAPRADYLAGVMDTTVDPGVDFFTYAVGGWLKRNPIPPSESAWGIGKVLREQTYANLRKINEQAAAHPADADGRKVGDFWAAAMDEARIERLGLQPLQAELAKVDAIRTARDAVNLAFAWSPLRTRAFFALSVEQDEKNSEEMALHLYQGGLGLPERDFYFNPEKGVAKIREAYLAHLDRTLHLLGRQQSGAAAIRVMAFETALAKAARRLEDLRDPEKNYNKMTPAELTASRTPSIVWADRFREWDLRPATVIVGQPEFFGALETLLAATPVEVLQDYLRLRLADTYADYLGKAFQDEDFKFHGQALSGQRQPRDRWKRVLDAQEQAMGMLLGKLFVKEYFTPAAKLRYEAMVEGIRGAYKERIERLDWMSPATKAKAQAKLAGITPKVGYPDRWKDFSALVVARDSYCANMMNASRWRFADMLAKYGKPVDRTEWHMTPQTYNAYYNPSNNEIVLPAAQMMVPGVADADLDDALVYGYTGGSTIGHEITHGFDDEGRQFDAKGNLTDWWTKEDGEKFNARAEGMIRQFDAYEPLPGLHINGKASLGENIADFGGILLGIDAFKKTEQYRKGEKIGGLTPMQRYFLGYALGWMTQQNDEVLRTRLLSDVHAPAKWRVLGPLSNIPEFHQAFGVKEGQPMWRSKADCLRIW; encoded by the coding sequence ATGACCTTCTCCCGCAACCTGGCCGCGCTTTGCGCGTTCACCGCCTGCGCCGTCGCGGCGCCGCCCCCCGCCCCCAGGGCCGACTACCTCGCCGGCGTCATGGACACCACCGTCGACCCCGGCGTGGACTTCTTCACCTACGCGGTGGGCGGCTGGCTCAAGCGCAACCCCATCCCCCCGTCGGAATCCGCCTGGGGCATCGGCAAGGTCCTGCGGGAGCAGACCTACGCCAACCTCCGCAAGATCAACGAGCAGGCCGCGGCCCATCCCGCAGACGCCGACGGGCGCAAGGTCGGGGACTTCTGGGCGGCCGCCATGGACGAGGCCCGCATCGAGCGCCTCGGCCTCCAGCCCCTCCAGGCCGAATTGGCCAAGGTGGACGCCATCCGCACCGCCCGGGACGCCGTGAACCTGGCCTTCGCCTGGAGCCCCCTGCGCACCCGCGCCTTCTTCGCCCTTTCGGTGGAACAGGACGAGAAGAACAGCGAGGAGATGGCCCTTCACCTCTACCAGGGGGGCCTGGGCCTGCCCGAGCGGGACTTCTACTTCAACCCCGAGAAGGGCGTCGCGAAGATCCGGGAAGCCTACCTCGCCCACCTGGACCGGACCCTCCACCTCCTGGGCCGCCAGCAGTCCGGGGCGGCCGCCATCCGGGTCATGGCCTTCGAGACCGCGCTGGCGAAGGCGGCCCGCAGGCTCGAGGACCTCCGGGACCCCGAGAAGAACTACAACAAGATGACCCCGGCGGAGCTGACCGCCTCGCGCACCCCCTCCATCGTCTGGGCGGACCGCTTCCGGGAATGGGACCTCCGCCCGGCCACCGTCATCGTCGGCCAGCCCGAGTTCTTCGGGGCGCTGGAGACCCTGCTGGCCGCCACCCCCGTGGAGGTGCTCCAGGACTACCTGCGCCTGCGCCTGGCGGACACCTACGCCGACTACCTGGGCAAGGCCTTCCAGGACGAGGACTTCAAGTTCCACGGCCAGGCCCTCTCCGGCCAGCGCCAGCCCCGGGACCGCTGGAAGCGCGTCCTGGACGCCCAGGAACAGGCCATGGGCATGCTGCTGGGCAAGCTCTTCGTGAAGGAATACTTCACGCCGGCCGCCAAGCTCCGCTACGAGGCCATGGTCGAGGGGATCCGCGGCGCCTACAAGGAGCGCATCGAGCGCCTGGACTGGATGAGCCCGGCCACCAAGGCCAAGGCCCAGGCCAAGCTCGCCGGCATCACCCCGAAGGTGGGCTATCCGGACCGGTGGAAGGACTTCTCGGCCCTGGTGGTCGCCCGGGACTCCTACTGCGCGAACATGATGAACGCCTCCCGCTGGCGCTTCGCCGACATGCTCGCCAAGTACGGCAAGCCCGTGGACCGCACCGAGTGGCACATGACCCCCCAGACCTACAACGCCTACTACAACCCCTCCAACAACGAGATCGTGCTCCCCGCCGCCCAGATGATGGTCCCGGGCGTGGCCGACGCGGACCTGGACGACGCCCTGGTGTACGGCTACACCGGCGGCTCCACCATCGGCCACGAGATCACCCACGGGTTCGACGACGAGGGCCGCCAGTTCGACGCCAAGGGCAACCTCACCGACTGGTGGACGAAGGAGGACGGCGAGAAGTTCAACGCGCGGGCCGAGGGCATGATCCGCCAGTTCGACGCCTACGAGCCCCTGCCGGGCCTCCACATCAACGGCAAGGCCAGCCTGGGCGAGAACATCGCCGACTTCGGCGGGATCCTGCTGGGCATCGACGCCTTCAAGAAGACCGAACAGTACCGCAAGGGCGAGAAGATCGGCGGCCTGACCCCCATGCAGCGCTACTTCCTGGGCTATGCCCTGGGCTGGATGACCCAGCAGAACGACGAGGTGCTGCGCACCCGCCTGCTCAGCGACGTGCACGCCCCCGCCAAGTGGCGCGTCCTCGGCCCCCTCTCCAACATCCCCGAGTTCCACCAGGCCTTCGGCGTCAAGGAAGGCCAGCCCATGTGGCGCTCCAAGGCCGACTGCCTCCGCATCTGGTAG